A single genomic interval of Selenomonadales bacterium harbors:
- a CDS encoding AAA family ATPase — MKKIAIYGKGGIGKSTTTSNLSAALAVSGLRVMQIGCDPKADSTKTLMSGRVIPTVLDSIKAKREDLRLEHIVHQGFAGVLCVEAGGPTPGVGCAGRGIISAFEKLEELKAFEVHRPDVVIYDVLGDVVCGGFAMPLRGGYAEEVYIVTSGEMMSLYAAANISHAVRQFSVRGYAKLSGLVLNAKGVEDETALVDKAAREIGTEIVHYIPRHPLVQKAENVGRTVLEAFPDSDVSGVYKALSAKVVRPTVTAEAI; from the coding sequence GTGAAGAAGATCGCAATTTACGGCAAGGGCGGCATCGGCAAATCGACTACGACGTCGAACTTATCTGCTGCTTTAGCTGTGTCTGGCTTGCGCGTCATGCAAATTGGGTGCGACCCAAAAGCCGATTCCACCAAGACCCTGATGTCGGGACGAGTAATTCCCACCGTGCTTGACTCCATTAAAGCCAAGCGGGAAGACCTTAGACTAGAGCACATCGTACATCAAGGGTTTGCCGGTGTGCTGTGCGTAGAGGCTGGCGGGCCAACGCCAGGCGTCGGTTGCGCCGGGCGCGGCATTATCTCGGCTTTTGAAAAGCTAGAGGAGCTTAAGGCTTTTGAAGTTCATCGCCCTGATGTCGTCATTTACGACGTCCTAGGCGACGTCGTTTGCGGCGGCTTTGCTATGCCGCTCCGCGGTGGCTATGCCGAAGAAGTGTACATAGTAACGTCGGGTGAGATGATGTCGCTTTACGCCGCGGCCAATATTTCGCACGCAGTCAGGCAGTTTAGTGTGCGAGGCTATGCCAAACTAAGCGGCCTAGTCCTTAACGCCAAGGGAGTCGAAGACGAGACTGCCTTAGTTGACAAAGCCGCGCGCGAAATCGGCACGGAGATAGTCCACTACATTCCGCGACACCCTCTAGTGCAAAAGGCCGAAAACGTAGGGCGAACCGTCCTCGAGGCCTTCCCTGACTCTGACGTAAGCGGAGTCTATAAGGCTCTCTCTGCCAAAGTTGTTCGTCCGACCGTCACTGCAGAAGCCATATAA